In Chroicocephalus ridibundus chromosome 2, bChrRid1.1, whole genome shotgun sequence, the DNA window gatcaaaaaaaccaaccaaaccacaaGTTTTGATCTTTCTCATTGAGTCTATTTAGCATGGTATTTACCCATCTGAGCAGAGGTATGCAGGGGTCTAAACCACCACGCCTTTGTTGCCCTTCCCCAGGAGACTTAGCCCTTGCTGTGGGAAGGAGCCCTTATCTGCTATTTGACATTGCCCCTTGCCAGTCCCTAACCATGCTCGTGCCCTTGAACCGCGATGCTGCCGCTGTGTCGGGCCACAGCTGAGGACAAATATCAGCTGTTTTACTAGTCTCGACAGGCAGCCACTGCTGTGAAGCTGCAACAAGTATGTGACGGGGACCGTGCCTGGCAGTAGGGCTCACACGTCGGGAGCGGGGCTGTTGTTGGGTCACCCAAGGAAGCCCTGTCCCGCACCCATGTGTGGTGCCCAGGGGGTGCAGGGGAAGGGAGCGTGGTCCAGCTGCAAAGGCATGGAGGAGTCATGAGTTTCATGCTCCATGCAGGGAGCTTGCGACACACTCTAACAGGGTTTAAGACAAGAAAAGCGTGAAACTAAGAAAATGAGTATGGCAGGACATGCTGGGAGTTGGGGTAGTAGAATTGCCTTTGGATCATAGTGCACAGATTTGAGTGTAGCAGTGGTTTATTATCTCATTAGAAACGTCTAATTCCCTGTAATAAAGATTGCATGTAGAGCATGTCAGAGAGCAGACAAGGCTATTACAGCCCACAGCCAGgactaatgctttttttccctcttattgcTAAATAGGCAGAAGTAgcttttcaatttcaaaataaaaactataCAATTACAGTAATAGTACCACGCTCCTGactgctctgcagctgcataTTGTAAAACTCGAAGCCACTgatcagaaacaaaagcagtaaaacacaGTAACAGCTTTACAGAAATGTTCTGCTGGGGTGAGTACGTCTGTCAAAATACTTGTATACGGGAAAGATTGATTACTGAACATATTTCGTGTTCCTTTCCCCCTAAAAAACCCTGCAAGTGCTCGCATCTTTTCCTAACGACAGATAAAGAAACCTTTGCCACAGGTGTAATTAAGACCATATGAACAGTGGAACAAGCATGAATCCTGTTCAAATAGTTAGGCATCGGTTACAACAAAAAGCCAGAAGCAGTCATATTTTTATCAtctgttataaaaaaatatttcccaatcaGTGTTTCAATACAGTTAAAAGTTAAAAACCCTCTACAttactaataaattaaaaacccATATCTCCAGCCATCTTGTAAGAAAGTAGGTAAGTAATTTAAACCCTTAGTTTACATAAATTAGCACAGAAATGTGTATTTGAACAAGCGCACTGAAAACAGatatgccttcttttcttctgatATCTTTTATTTGAGTTATTAAGTAACAGGAAAGCCTTTATATTCTTTGCATGACCTTCAGAGTCTGCTTACACTAAATGGTCAATAGTCAAACCCCAGGAGAATGTTTCACCAGATAGACAATGACAAGAGGGAGCAAGAAGTACAgttaaatgctttgcagcctTATTACAGTTCAACATTCAGTCTCAGCGTATTTACTCCCGGGAAGGGATGAAGGTAATATATTTATACTGCAAATCACAGGAGTGAGATGTGATGGGTtgatagaatttttattttttttttttaaacgtattAAAGTATCATTTTTTCAGAGGTAGTTTGCAAGGCAACAGTGATGTACCTGAATGGAAACAATACTCCTTTGCTTGACTGTGGATAAAACTCTTAAATACTGTTGGTGCTGTCCCTGAACCTCGCTTAATGGATAAGATGTTCTAATCGGAGCTGACAACAGCCAATTAAGTGTCAGAAGAACAATCTGATAAGTAGGTCTTTATGTCTATAGGCATTTCCTGGTATGTCTTAACTGTCAATCTGAATGTTAAACATCTCTATCTTTATCTCATTATTGACTGATTTATTAAAGGAGAAtgctttcatctctttttttttttgattttggggtTGctccagaaagaaggaaaggaaaatactagCAACACCTCTCGATTTGGAATAATTGAAGGGGAACACTAATTATAGCAAAGGCCTAATCTTCCAACTGAGCCGGCGTATGGTTTGGTGACACCACTACCACGCACACCATACCTGCTAAGAAATGGTAGACACTCAGTCTAGAGGAGATCTGTTTCTTTAATAGGTGGAAGGATATCTGTGGACGTGCTAGcaggctgctctctgctttcaGTGCTTCTTGCTAGTCATACAGAAGACAACACCTCGCTGGATGGATCTCTTCCCTTCTTGTCCTCACCCCTGTCGATATCAATCACATGAACTATGCCAGGCTTCAGGATCAGGTCGTCGGTCTCTACGTGGCTCCTGTTATCGTCCACCTCGATGTACTTCCCTTTGGACGGCTGGGTAGCCTTACTGAAGACATCTTTAAAACGGCGCTTGAGTTCAACGTCTGGGCAATAGACGTACTCATAAAGAGCACCAGCAAGGACTGCTCCTATTATTGGCCCCACCCAATACACCTGCAAAAAGAGGTGGAAAAGAGACAGGCATTAAGCTCTACAGCAAATGAAAAAGCCAGGGTACCACAGAAAAGCATGTTACTACAGACTTCACTCGGAAAACTTTCTGCAAAATATCCTGGCCCAATTGTTCAAACTGACTCTCCAGAAATGCATGGTCACATAGTTCCCTGGCTTTCACGAATGAACTGGGATGAAATATGCCATCGTACCAGTTTATGTGACAGAGAAGTGTAACTACCATAGATGGTGACCGGGAGCTCTGCAATTAAGTGACTGCTCTAAAAATCACATATGAAATTGGTCAAAAGGCAGTCTCTTAGGCAGTTAATGGCATTAGTCCTAGGTCACCCCTTTGTTTTTCCAAGAGGTCTTGTCTAAATTTTCATTGCTTATTGCCAGCTCTAGATAACCTATATGGACTGTTTGCAAAGATGACACAAAATAAACATCAGTGCAGAGAACTGatttccttttgcattttcaCCCAAGACAAGAATGaaattttaaggaaacaaaacctttccTAGTGTATAAACAAACAATTCTACTTCAGAATTTCAGACTCACATTTCCAAAATAATCCAAATTTGGCTTCTGATCCTGCAGAATCCAACAAGCAGTCAGCTACCTGATTATTTAATTTGAATAAGCAAATACAACCAACAGACACAACTTTGTAGGGTACCTATCTATTTCTGCGTGATGGGCAGCAGTTCTATAACATTAGTAAGTGCAGAAGCCCATGTCAATGGTATGCCAATGTCGCTGCAgcactggaggaggagaaaaggccaTCTTTCCAAGGGACCGGGACAGTAGCTAAGCTTTTCCTACAAGTTTCTCCATGCTACATTTGTTTATTGTTTACGGCTTTAGTTATAAATTACAGGCTCCCTCAGAGTATGGATAATTAATCTTGTGAAAAACTACAGCAGTTTTTCGTATGAACAAGCCATTCACTGATAACTGGGTAAATCTGCCTCAATAGGATAACTCTTGGGAACAAAGTTACACATGGTATCGTGTTTGCAGAATTGGAGCCTTAGGGCCTGAAGACAACGCTATTTCTGTTATTAGCTGCAGCGGGAGCAATGTGGGCTTCgtactttaaaaatcaagaaaatccTTATATGCACTGTAATATGCAGCTCTTACAGCTAGCATTGAAAGCGTCCCTAGAAGTGCCTTCCCTGCCTTTAATTAGGTGAGGCCGAGCTGCAATCCATCTCTCTCTTATAAAATGTGAATTAGTTTTTAATAAGTTTAATAGTGGGATGCTATAGAAAAATGACTGCATCATTCACAAGCTGTTTACCAAATTGTTTCCTGCGCAAATGCTCCTAGTTAAGCTGACGCTTTCAAATTGAAGCAGGTAACATCTGGTCTGGTCTGCAAAGACCAGACTGCAACCCCTTCATCTCTCACTGCGGGCATTTGCCGAGGCAGGTTCTCCCCTGGGAACCAGATCACAGAGGGTCCCCGCTCTCATTTTACACGTCTGCCCCAATTTGCCGCAGAACCAGGTGAAACGTGAAGCCGACGGAATTACTTCCATAACTTCTCATCAGCGTGGCCGAGGGGTTTGCAATCTGCCTCGgaggatttttctttccagcagttcAATTCTTTCAGTCTCGCtggattgctttttttgttttgagcttTTTGTACGATTTCCTTTCTACGCCAGCTACTACCTCCACAAAACGGCCCCTGGACAGCAAGATGCTATTCCAGCCCACCACAGTCCTGGGCGAGGAGCTTAATTACACCAAAGCTTGTGGCAGGTCAGCGCCTGTCTCCCTCAGTGATGGTCTCTATGGGACATACTGGAATAGATAACCAAAAGCAAAATGGTGTATGAAAAATCCTGATAGCTGTTTGTTGCTATGGCGAAGGAAGCACGAAAGCAGAGTTACCCATTGGTTTTCCCATCTCCCCATGATGACGGCAGGCCCAAATGATCGAGCTGGGTTCATACTGGCACCAGTGTAATTGATCTAAAGGAGAGACAAAATGTTACCTGTTATTAAAGTCATGAAGGTAGTTATTCAACTTCTGCTGGTCCTTGTACTATGGGGACACCCTGGCTTTGCATGGCTTCTAATCTCGACGGCGAGTATTGTCACTCTCCTGAGTCTTATCACAAAATTAACAAAGTCATCACATACATAAACAGGCAGAAAAGCTCTGATGCAACACCCTACCCAAGGGGACCCTCCTGCTACTCCAAAGGGTTTTGGCGTGGATCCATAAAGAATATAGCAGCTATATAGCTACAGCAGCCATAAAGGCCACGGAAGTTTCCATTTACTTCTGAAGTAGTCATAAAGGGACAAAGggtctattttttaaaaagaagccatTAACTTACAGCAAATAAATGTCCAATTGCAACAGAAAATCCAATTGCTAAAGCTACTGAACCAGTGACATCACTTCGTTTTGAATCACAGCTGGCAAAAATAGTAAAAACCAGCTGGAATGTAATTATCAACTCCACCAGGAGTCCATGGCCAGCGGAAAGATCCCCATGTAcctggaagaagggaaagaaacaccGGAGATGAAGCAAAGGTGATTTTGTATGTGGTAGCTTTCTGATTTATGTTAATTGTATTTCAATGAAAGATATTTCTAAATGGTACACAGTGAAAGTATACAACAATGAACTTTTGGAGGTACAGATTCTCCCCCAAAcacccttttctcccttttttcctaattaaattttaaatttttttattttattttgagagcCATGGAAAATTACTGCTGGACTGAGAACAGAAGGCTCAACAGTAACACCCAACAAGAACTTCAAAGTTAGACTGAAGAAGAATAGTTTATTTTTACACAGGGATTTGCAAATGCTGCACTTCcccttcaccttttttttcttgggagCACTGTAATTTACTATTCAATTATAAATTCATTAATTAGCCCTGacttaattaatttaaatttcaattaaaaattaagcagTGTGCGGCTCAAGTGCATTTTTAATAAGTCCTGCAACAGGGCTAACTGATGGCATTCCTTATTAGTTTAGAACAAAGCTGAAATCTAAGCCACAATCTATTTCAAAAGTATGTCATTTTAAATTGATGTTTTTTCAATCCCCATCATAATGGCATAGAATtaatttccccctccccagcccatataaaaatggcatttcacGCATATATTATTTAAATTGTGTATGTAAATTAACATTACCTGCTGTCATCAGATTTGGGGAAGTTCTAGGAAAAAGAACTTCTATTAAAAGAACAGCTATAGACATTACGCTGCATAAACCCATCCTAAGGAGAGCTTTAAGCCCTGTCTAGATGTCGTAAATAAACCAGCAAGCTCTTAAAAATCTCTACTTGATCTCTCTTTATTCTGCGTGACACTGATTATGTTTTCTTAGGCGCTAAGCTAGTCTAGTTCAAGAGCCGGAGGAGAAGCGATTACCGCAGTGACTCCCAGGCCTCCTACCACGCTTGGCGGTGTGACGAGGTAAAGGATGCCTGCGCCCACGATGGCTCCCAGGCACTGGGCAAGAATGTAGAAGACGGACTTGGCGAGGCTGATCTTCCTCGTGCAGACCATTGCCACGGTCACAGCAGGGTTAATGTGGCCTCCGCTGATGTGTCCAAAGCACTGCACCATGGTTGCAATGCTGAGTCCAAAGCAGAGGGAGATAAGGACCATGTCTACAGGCAGGGGCTTCTCTGCTCCACCCCAGTTGATCGTGGAGCCGAGGCTCAGGAGGACAAAAATGAGCATGGCCAAAAATTCTGCCGAAACGGCTTTCCAGAAGGGCTGTGTCCAGACTCCTTTAAAGGCCACCATGATGCTCTCAAACTTACACAGACGTCCACacttactgaaaaggaaaacacagcttCATCAGAAGTCACCAAATAAGCCTTATGCTCTCCTGTCAGGGAGCTGCTATCCAGCAGACCTTGGAGAGAAGGTGGCAACGCTGAGTATCCTCGGGCTGGGACAACCACAGACTGCACTCTCGGAGCAGACTGCCCTTAAAACATAACCGGTGTTCGAGTGTCTGCAGGACACAGGGTAATCAACCACCCCTTGAGAGAAGTCTGTCTGTGCAGCTTCAGTTCACAAAAAGCAACCTCTGTATCTTTTGAAATAGTCAGCAGAGGCTGACCTCTGCCTGACTTAGAGTCTGTACAGCCCCACCACTTCCAGGGGCCTCTTCACCATCATGCTCATTACATGGGTAGGTATCCTCTTTTTCTAAGCAAATCCGTACTTTTCAGAAAGCAGGTACGATCAGTCAATAAAACCCCAACATCTTAGTCAAACCCTAGTGGTTTTGATAACGGTATAGTATTGGGAGGTTGTCCTGGGAGCTGTAAGAGAAAGTCTATTTGTTTGAACACTCGCACACACCAATATTTCAATTTATATTTATGCAAAGAGCAGTTTCTTCACTATGGATGTAGAGTAAAAATTGAATTCCGACAGGAGAATAGATGCAACCCTAAATCCTGACCTTTAAATCAATCACACAATCAATAAAGCGCTTTCTTTTTGGCTATGGGTGCTGAGTAAGCTGTGGAATAGAGCAATATTTTCTGTATGTGTCGTGCGTAGAACTCTGTGTGGCAAAGAAAGAAGTGTCTTGATTTTCCTCTCTGTCTGGAGATTCTATTTATTAGTCTACACTGCCTTCCTGATGAGTTGCAATTTTGCTAGATGTTCAGATACCTATGAAAGTGGGTCatcaaagaaaagttatttgtGGTATTAATAAATGAGGAGAATAAGCCAAAAGGGAAGCATTTTAATGAGTTTCTAAGGAATGCTAACAAGATTCTTctctaaaaacaaaagcaaaaatcctCCAACCCCTccaaaaagtagaaaacaaaaggaagaatatTCAGCTGCTACATTTGGGAACAGAATTTCAAGTGGAAGACGGATGAATTTATGCTCAGTTATCTAAGGTAACAGAGATACAATGCATATTTAATACCACTTACATCAGAAAGAAGCATAAAAGGCACGTCTGCCCTTTTCAAGTTATTGCAAGAGGAATGGCCCATGAATTTCTTAACAGCTGCAGTGAGTTAGGGAAAGGCAATTTAATCCTGTGACTGGagcaaataatttgtttcccTGTCTCATTTCTTATGCTAATTTACTGTGTATTTTGGATAGGTCATTTGAACTCTATCTCAGTTCTCTAGACTCTCAGATGAGAACAAGAATTACATTATCTCCTGCAAATGGCTGTTGTAAAGTGCTTGTGAAGTGATCGGAGAGACTTGAGCGGGACTTGCTCTGCTAGAGAAGAACTGAAGACAAaacctcaaaagaaaataaaaccatccCCCAAATCTTCTGATTTTGGGTCAAACTCAAGACAAATGGGAAGATGTTTTTGTAAGATCTCATACTAACAGTCAGTTAATGACCAACTATCTAGACTAGACCTTTTGTTCAAAATGGCCCAAAATCATTGCCTCCCCCAATGCTGAAGCTCTCGGGTATTTGGTCATCCTTACCTTTGAACCCTATGCCCAGATGCTCACTGAAACCTAAAGTCTTACCTCTGACAGCCTTACTATTTCCTCACgaataatttattttagtggCCCGAGTACAATACAGGTGCTATATTCATACTGAGAAAAGCTCATTTTCCCAGGGCGTGTCCAAGGTGAACATTTCATATAGGGATGAAGCATATCCTGAAGCCCATGGAAAAGAAACCTGGATGCACAGGCAAGGGAAGCAGCACTCATCCACCGTctcacccccagcccagctgggatgCAACCTGTACTTCCCCAACCTTTCGCTCGCTAAACAAAATGCAAGCCCCGGTGTTACATTCCAGACTTCTGCAAAATTTCCAACCACAAAGGGCACTATGGGGGGGAATGTAGGGTTTTGGAGCATGGGAGAGAAGGTATGGTGACTCCTGACCTCTTTGTCCAGCTGTGCCTGACCATCTCTTTCTGTACGCAGAGAATAGCGAGATCTGCAAATGAATTTCATTTGTTCATCCTGTAGAAGTGGATAGAAAAGGGTGTCTGTATTTGGTATTAAAATAGTGCAGCATTAGCTTCCTTCTAGTTGGGGAACATCTTGGAAGAACATATTAAGAATATGTGTGTGTGCCCACGTATGCAAGAGAGAGACAGGGAAGATGCAGAAGATCCCACCTAGTGAACTGCTGATGGGCCTGTCTAGAAGGAGGCTACCACTTGTGAAGGACGTACCGCTACTCCAACTGAGACCACGTGCAATTAATTCAATCAATATTATTTGCAGCcctgaaaatgcaaaaatgttgTATGCAAGCCAAAAGCATCATAGCTCAAACACAAAGGCTCGCTCATCAATATAAAGAAAGTTTCTGTTCTTCTAAAACAGCGTtctacatggggaaaaaaaatcaaactggcAGAACTACACTGTCAGCCATACTTTGATAGTTAATGATTTAAACATCAATTTTTAATGCACACGtttttcttagaatcacagaatcttcatggttggaaaggacctttgagatcatcgagtccaaccaaataacgtacaatctctgtcactagagcatgccctgaagtgtcaagtctagacatttcttaaacacctctagggatggtgactcaaccacctccctgggcaggctgttccagtgcctgaccactctttcagtaaagtaattcttcctaatgtctaatctaaacctcccccgccgcaacttcagaccagtCTGTTTTTCTATGATTTCAACACCCAGCAAAATGCCCAGCTGTCACAGccaaatttttctttccaactgtACACCTTTTTTCCTCACAGCAAAACCCCCTACAAATGTTAATAAAAGCTTAATACTGTGCTTGAGCCCCGAGTCCAAGTTTTCACTTAAATCCAAAGGCTACCAGCAACTTAGAAATCAACACCATCCCCAACACCCACTAGTTTTTCAGCATGCAGTTAATTTAAAGGCTTGAGATGAGACAGAGAGTGATGGCTGTGCCAGGTGTGAGACCAAACTGGGACTTTCCAGCAGCTGAGATTTGCCATCAAAGTTGCAGAACAATTTTTTGGAGTAGTTGTTCATGTTTGCCTTagataaatacaaaatacaacagaaaaagagaaagacacttCCACGTTATGGTCACACATTAACTTCACGTGTGGCCACAGCTGAAATTTCCTGGTCTGGACTACAAGATGACACAGTGGACTGTGTCTGATAGGATGCAAGGTAGGTTTTTACAGGTCATGTTGCCGTCAGGGCTGCAGGCACGATTACGGTTTCAAAGCCGCAACACTATCAATAATAACAAAGGCTTCACTACAAAAGTCGAAcgctattttaaaaattcttgcttttcctccccaGTAGCATGTCAAGGAGCAAACAGCCGGGAGGTGGGCTGGCAGCCAGCCGCTCCACACGACACCGCTGTGGCACAGGAGTTTCGTGCGTGCGGCGGCTATTTCCAGTGACATCTTCGCAGCAGACCCAGCTACTGCCCGACCTGCGCTGGCACCGCCGGCGGTGGCTCAAATGGACACCGGGCACCGCTCGCCAGcctcggggccggggcgggggcacAGGCTACTGTTGCAAAACAAACGCACCACCGCAGGGCTCGCTTCTAACCATTGCGCCTCATTCTCCAGCACGATGCTGAATGAGCGACTGACATGGATGTCTccaggaggtggggagagggaggcttGGGAGCCCAGTGCCGCAACTTCCCGGCTGTGCGGGAGCTGGGCTTTCTGCACGCACCTCTCCCCGTCCCAGCACCGCAAGTGGCGAATAAAACAAAGTTGTagggtgggggaaaggagggggggttGCAACCCTCCACCCTCCTTCTCACCTCGGGTGTGAAAACCCAAGGATGACTGAAAGGCTCCGGTAGTGCCTCCGGGGAGGGGGAGCCCGCTGCCCCGCGAGCCGTCCCTCAGCTGCAAAACACCGGGGAAAGGCAGCACCCCCGAGCCCCCCGACGGCGGGCAGGacaacggcggcggcgggggagtgTGTGTGGGTGTTCTCCGCGGGCGCGGAGAAGGGGCGCCCCTCCCGCAGCCGCGCACACCCGCCGTCCCATAAAGTTATCTTCGGTTTGGGAtgggctgccccctcccttctttccctccttcattccttccttccctccctccctccgtctcTCTCTCCCTCCGCGCTCGCGGAGGGCCGCGCACTCACCcgcggcgcggagcggccgcTCCGTCGCTCATGCCTGcccggcgggcgcggagccgcggcggggcgggcgagcGGCGCTCGGCGGGGTGGGctcggggggggtggtggtggtggtggtggcacggCTCCCAACCATGCGACTAGCCAGCCCCGCGGTCCCCTACCTGCTGCTCGGCGCGGGCGAAGGGTACTTGAGAGCCAGGCGACCGGCTGCGGGTCATTTGCGATCATGTGAATATGCAGATTAATTCAGGGGGGTTTCGCGGCTGCTTCTTAAATGAAGCAGCCCGGGGCCGAAGCGAGCCCACTGTGCTTCTGCAGCGGGGGGCTGCACAGCATGGGGAGAGACTCCCAGGTTTCTCGGTTTCTTCTCTCTGCCGCGCACTGTatcgaaggggaaaaaaaaaaaaaaaagtctaagcaACTCTGCAGCCAGGGAGCTTTATCCATCATTTTAGATGGATATTAGAGCCTATTAGAACTCTACTGGTGACAAAAGTGTTTAATTTGTTGGAAGTTGCTAAATTCAACAAAGTTTTGCCCAGCGTGGAAAGCCAATGGAGGCCACTGAAAAGAACTGTTGAAATTAGACCATGATGCTGCTGAGGACATTCAGATGGTCCTCACCTTGAGCGAAACCCATTGAATCTACAGCATGAacacaagcaaatgaaaaagcagcccTTTACATAATAAGAAAAAATCAGTCACCTAAGTTGCCAGGCACAATTATTTTGTTAGAGAATGCATGGAAACTGTCACTTAAAGGAGGCAGGCATGAAAATGGAACAAAGTATCTAGaaaatccttcccccccccccccccccagtggctTAGAACTTTGCATACAGTAAGAGTCTGTGTGTAAgttatatacaaaatattttaagggaCACGTTGTTCAAATGTTAAAGCAGGTTGAAATGGCATGTACAGAGAAACTACATCTACTGCCATGTGTCCATGCAGCAAGAGAAAGAATCAAAATTTGGCATGATGATCAGCCAGCCTGTACTGGATACACTGTACCAGATAATCTTTCTGAACTTTCAAAAACAGTGCAAGAGCTGAAGATCTTCTTTGGTCGTGGAAACCATGGACAGAAAGTCCTCTCAGCTTCTGCTAGGAGATTGTAGGTAATAATTTacaccaggaaaaagaaagtataatGTATAACACTATCAGTTCAGGATGCCCTGGACAAATTTGTACGCACAGCAATAAAACAAGTCATGCCCCATGTGTTAAATACTTACCAATCACAGTTTATGGTAAATGCAAGGTGATCATAAAATACAAATGTAGGTGTTTCTCACGTTTGCCTGCTCTTTCCCTAAAGCCGTGTCATAAAGGAAACCAAGAGATATTCACAATTTGatggcaaaagaaaaacaggcagctGGATATTTGCCTTTCTTGTTTTCAAGCTTTGCTTCATTTGCTTAAGTCTTGAGCTTAGTCAAGAGGAGGTGC includes these proteins:
- the AQP4 gene encoding LOW QUALITY PROTEIN: aquaporin-4 (The sequence of the model RefSeq protein was modified relative to this genomic sequence to represent the inferred CDS: inserted 1 base in 1 codon), with amino-acid sequence MIANDPQXGRLALKYPSPAPSSSKCGRLCKFESIMVAFKGVWTQPFWKAVSAEFLAMLIFVLLSLGSTINWGGAEKPLPVDMVLISLCFGLSIATMVQCFGHISGGHINPAVTVAMVCTRKISLAKSVFYILAQCLGAIVGAGILYLVTPPSVVGGLGVTAVHGDLSAGHGLLVELIITFQLVFTIFASCDSKRSDVTGSVALAIGFSVAIGHLFAINYTGASMNPARSFGPAVIMGRWENQWVYWVGPIIGAVLAGALYEYVYCPDVELKRRFKDVFSKATQPSKGKYIEVDDNRSHVETDDLILKPGIVHVIDIDRGEDKKGRDPSSEVLSSV